From a region of the Tenggerimyces flavus genome:
- a CDS encoding exodeoxyribonuclease III: MRIATWNVNSVKQRVPRLLPWLDQRKPDVVCLQETKLTDEAFLDLLGSELSSRGYEIAVAGEAQWNGVALLSRVGLSDPAVSLAGAPGFPHVEARAVSGTCGGVRVTSVYVPNGRVPDSDHYHYKLAWLAALQAVVSSGPSDAMVCGDMNIAPTDADVFDPEAYATQTHVTPPERAALAALQSSFSLHDVVRDRWPSERVFTYWDYRAGMFHKDLGMRIDLMLATAPVAARVAAAWVDRHARKGTGPSDHAPVIVDLDEAPDGDIGPMVPPPSARAPKRGAHKLPQA, encoded by the coding sequence GTGCGGATCGCGACCTGGAACGTGAACTCGGTGAAGCAACGCGTGCCACGGCTGCTGCCCTGGCTGGATCAGCGCAAGCCGGACGTCGTGTGCCTGCAGGAGACGAAGCTGACTGACGAGGCGTTCCTCGACCTGCTCGGCTCGGAGCTGTCGTCGCGCGGGTACGAGATCGCGGTGGCGGGGGAGGCGCAGTGGAACGGCGTCGCCCTGCTGTCTCGGGTCGGGCTCTCGGATCCCGCCGTGTCACTCGCCGGTGCGCCGGGCTTTCCGCACGTCGAGGCGCGGGCGGTGTCGGGGACGTGTGGTGGCGTACGGGTGACGTCGGTGTACGTACCGAACGGGCGGGTGCCGGACTCCGATCACTACCACTACAAGCTCGCCTGGCTCGCCGCTCTGCAGGCCGTCGTCTCGTCCGGGCCTTCGGACGCGATGGTGTGTGGGGACATGAACATCGCACCGACCGACGCCGACGTGTTCGACCCTGAGGCGTACGCCACCCAGACCCACGTGACGCCGCCGGAGCGTGCTGCGCTGGCAGCGTTGCAGTCGTCGTTCTCCCTGCATGACGTGGTGCGCGATCGGTGGCCGTCGGAGCGGGTGTTCACGTACTGGGACTACCGGGCGGGCATGTTCCACAAGGACCTGGGCATGCGCATCGACCTCATGCTCGCCACGGCGCCGGTGGCCGCGCGCGTCGCGGCGGCCTGGGTGGACCGGCACGCGCGCAAGGGCACCGGGCCGAGCGACCACGCGCCGGTGATCGTCGACCTGGACGAGGCGCCGGACGGCGACATCGGCCCGATGGTCCCGCCCCCGTCAGCACGCGCCCCGAAGCGCGGCGCGCACAAGCTCCCGCAGGCCTAG
- a CDS encoding exo-alpha-sialidase: MRTGWKRWAVSASGMVSMLVVGILVGTSITNSQPRQAKAEPPPLADGAAGDASTLSGGAMWYPWAPGPGELGAAPMAFSIDQVIQGRTVKKVVASWGRNEDSPTAPLRNTRAVAEENGQVFVPYDALPSTFTMVATTRLHNGDVLGASFVPTTAPAPNRIGIPMAKSTDVAKSWTTWTAPLIENKWRLNWYRVHRDLIELEDGTILLGGYGNGTINGVAKEYSLVFESTDGGQTFRQRSAVNAGSSFSTNELGLGRTSDGRLVAMMRGSEPVARPPAMPMTQSFSDDNGLTWEAPKPYVPPAGMPNNGIMPKFVLQPNGQLLMSYGRPDNNVVVALDGTGRTWDKGENLYSRHPGEEPTRRWMGSSGNMDLVSLHNGSSLAFGDTCHNIWMCREYGHDNKIWTRKVEALGAGVGKLDLTTKVKAGTVKLTGGVVAADPRFAEQRIQGAVDGSSEYRSAARLVSGQGLTVELDHTYTLDKIGLMMARGEKNGARVQVSENGRTWSRVLVNTGPRVDYAMRYHELEPVKARYVRILPGNAPLTAVTELEIYVKDLLTFENDAINGVPRTLKDTRYAFVADTILPGVDNSATHMVLVDADETAKAQATFPSNAPADTQRIAFGFEGYGYGAGAIWDILGTNAEGQEVPAYRLHFGADWANNRMMVRVWNGTTWTQFGAVGPAIANKLWMNVEIQSTKGETTVSLNGTPMGTTTTRLADVQKFTGFKAETGLVPADVGNMEHAYDDVSITPLD; encoded by the coding sequence ATGCGCACCGGGTGGAAGCGCTGGGCTGTCAGCGCGAGCGGAATGGTCAGCATGTTGGTTGTCGGCATTCTGGTCGGCACGTCGATCACGAATTCCCAACCACGACAGGCGAAAGCCGAACCACCGCCGCTCGCGGACGGTGCGGCCGGCGATGCGTCGACCCTGTCCGGCGGGGCCATGTGGTACCCGTGGGCACCAGGGCCGGGCGAGCTCGGCGCCGCTCCGATGGCGTTCTCGATCGACCAGGTCATTCAGGGCAGAACGGTCAAGAAGGTCGTCGCCAGCTGGGGACGCAACGAGGACAGCCCGACCGCGCCGCTCCGCAACACCAGGGCGGTCGCCGAGGAGAACGGCCAGGTCTTCGTCCCGTACGACGCGCTGCCCAGCACGTTCACGATGGTCGCCACCACGCGGCTGCACAACGGCGACGTGCTCGGCGCCAGCTTCGTCCCCACCACCGCGCCGGCGCCGAACCGGATCGGCATCCCGATGGCGAAGTCCACCGATGTCGCGAAGTCCTGGACGACCTGGACCGCGCCGCTCATCGAGAACAAGTGGCGGCTGAACTGGTACCGCGTGCACCGCGACCTGATCGAGCTCGAGGACGGCACGATCCTGCTCGGTGGCTACGGCAACGGCACGATCAACGGCGTCGCCAAGGAGTACAGCCTCGTCTTCGAGTCGACCGACGGCGGCCAGACGTTCCGGCAACGTTCAGCCGTCAACGCTGGTTCGTCATTCAGTACGAACGAGCTCGGCCTGGGCCGCACCTCCGACGGCCGGCTGGTCGCGATGATGCGCGGCTCCGAGCCGGTGGCGCGCCCGCCGGCGATGCCCATGACCCAGTCGTTCTCCGACGACAACGGGCTCACCTGGGAGGCGCCGAAGCCGTACGTCCCGCCCGCCGGCATGCCGAACAACGGCATCATGCCGAAGTTCGTCCTGCAGCCGAACGGCCAACTCCTCATGAGTTATGGCCGTCCCGACAACAACGTCGTGGTCGCCCTCGACGGGACCGGCCGCACCTGGGACAAGGGCGAGAATCTCTACTCCCGGCACCCCGGTGAGGAGCCGACGCGGCGCTGGATGGGCAGCAGCGGCAACATGGATCTCGTTTCGCTGCACAACGGTTCGTCCCTCGCGTTCGGCGACACCTGCCACAACATCTGGATGTGTCGTGAGTACGGGCACGACAACAAGATCTGGACCAGGAAGGTCGAAGCGCTCGGCGCCGGCGTCGGCAAGCTGGACTTGACGACGAAGGTGAAGGCCGGAACGGTCAAGCTCACCGGTGGCGTCGTCGCGGCCGACCCGCGCTTCGCCGAGCAGCGGATCCAGGGTGCGGTCGACGGCAGCTCGGAGTATCGCTCGGCGGCCAGACTCGTCAGCGGGCAAGGGCTGACGGTCGAGCTGGACCACACGTACACGCTCGACAAGATCGGCCTGATGATGGCCAGGGGCGAGAAGAACGGCGCCCGCGTCCAGGTGTCGGAGAACGGCCGTACGTGGAGCCGCGTGCTCGTCAACACCGGTCCGCGCGTCGACTACGCCATGCGGTACCACGAGCTCGAGCCGGTCAAGGCGCGCTACGTACGGATCCTCCCCGGCAACGCCCCGTTGACAGCGGTCACGGAGTTGGAGATCTACGTCAAGGACCTGTTGACGTTCGAGAACGACGCGATCAACGGTGTGCCGCGGACGCTGAAGGACACCCGCTATGCGTTCGTCGCCGACACGATCCTGCCGGGCGTCGACAACTCCGCCACGCACATGGTGCTCGTGGACGCCGACGAGACGGCGAAGGCGCAGGCGACGTTCCCGTCGAACGCCCCGGCGGACACGCAGCGGATCGCGTTCGGTTTCGAGGGCTACGGGTACGGCGCCGGCGCGATCTGGGACATCCTCGGCACGAACGCCGAGGGCCAGGAGGTGCCCGCGTACCGGCTGCACTTCGGCGCGGACTGGGCGAACAACCGCATGATGGTGCGCGTCTGGAACGGCACGACCTGGACCCAGTTCGGCGCGGTCGGCCCGGCCATCGCCAACAAGCTCTGGATGAACGTCGAGATCCAGAGTACGAAGGGCGAGACCACGGTCTCGCTGAACGGGACGCCGATGGGCACGACGACCACCAGGCTCGCCGACGTGCAGAAGTTCACCGGGTTCAAGGCGGAGACCGGTCTGGTGCCGGCCGATGTCGGCAACATGGAGCACGCGTACGACGACGTCTCGATCACGCCGCTCGACTAG
- a CDS encoding helix-turn-helix transcriptional regulator, whose amino-acid sequence MRADRLVATLLLMQSRGRVTAAEIATELEVSVATARRDLEALSTAGIPVYPQPGRNGGWELVGGARTDLSGLTANEAQALFLLAGPAAAITPEVKSALRKLVRALPDTFRADAEAAASAVVIDPARWGEHTRERPELVQRLQTAVVRRRKVRLAYGRSEQERLVEPWGLVDKDEHWYLIAGTDDGQRTFRVDRISEAEVTDESFERPADFDVAEAWEGVVDWVERQRSQTTATVRTQAWCARILADQFGRQYELAETLEDGRVRVRLSATAPVMIAQLLVGWGKLVELEGPAEVRAELVRLATEALATNG is encoded by the coding sequence ATGCGCGCCGACCGCCTCGTCGCCACCCTCCTGCTCATGCAGTCGCGGGGTCGCGTCACCGCGGCCGAGATCGCCACGGAGCTCGAGGTCTCGGTCGCGACCGCCCGGCGCGACCTCGAGGCGCTGTCCACCGCCGGCATCCCCGTCTACCCGCAGCCCGGACGCAACGGCGGCTGGGAGCTGGTTGGCGGCGCGCGTACGGACCTGTCCGGGCTCACCGCGAACGAGGCGCAGGCGCTGTTCCTCCTCGCCGGCCCCGCCGCGGCGATCACACCCGAGGTCAAGTCGGCCCTGCGCAAGCTGGTCAGAGCGCTGCCCGACACGTTCCGCGCCGACGCCGAGGCGGCCGCCAGCGCGGTCGTCATCGACCCCGCCCGCTGGGGCGAGCACACCCGCGAGCGCCCCGAGCTCGTCCAGCGCCTGCAGACCGCGGTGGTCCGCCGCCGCAAGGTCCGGCTCGCATATGGACGTAGCGAGCAGGAACGCCTGGTCGAGCCGTGGGGACTCGTCGACAAGGACGAGCACTGGTACCTCATCGCCGGCACCGACGACGGCCAGCGCACGTTCCGCGTCGACCGGATCAGCGAGGCCGAGGTCACCGACGAGTCGTTCGAACGGCCCGCGGACTTCGACGTCGCCGAAGCGTGGGAGGGGGTCGTCGACTGGGTGGAGCGGCAGCGGTCGCAGACCACGGCGACCGTCCGTACGCAGGCTTGGTGCGCGCGGATCCTCGCGGACCAGTTCGGCCGCCAGTATGAGCTGGCCGAAACGCTCGAAGACGGCCGCGTACGAGTCCGTCTGTCCGCCACCGCGCCGGTGATGATCGCCCAGCTCCTCGTCGGCTGGGGCAAGCTCGTCGAGCTCGAAGGCCCCGCCGAGGTCCGCGCTGAGCTCGTCCGGCTGGCCACCGAGGCACTGGCGACCAACGGCTAG